From a region of the Corallococcus macrosporus genome:
- the holA gene encoding DNA polymerase III subunit delta produces MSADMDEVLAEVKGGKVWPLYLLWGEEFLVRKGADELVKTLVPDAAMGLNLVVLDAASPREVAQELATMPLFPGRKVVLVRDPEFLAPKKGKGDALAKARDAWKAGKRKEGARRLLALAGRAGWGVDQLDPRTPGAPTVEQWKDELNVDLAEADLAFLQEAAAFCRDERISAPEGDASALLELLQKGVPPGHALVLAATDVDSRSPLLKFAQDKGRLFERKVAARHKDLDLSEIAKEFLVPFKKKLGPGALEGLKERIGGNIRLLQSELEKLAVYSEGPTIEAQHVALLVHHAREEEFFELTEALQKRELRDALSYAEDAMGQGTHALQLLGAVASIVRSLLENHAWLEKYAGGQPPRTGRDVEARILPKLELELKGTKRKLPNAWALAFGMQAAARYERRELLNALVACADADLALKSSASGKLVIERLLWTVCTRA; encoded by the coding sequence ATGAGCGCGGACATGGACGAGGTGCTGGCGGAGGTGAAGGGCGGCAAGGTGTGGCCGCTGTACCTCCTGTGGGGCGAGGAGTTCCTGGTCCGCAAGGGCGCCGACGAGCTGGTGAAGACGCTGGTGCCGGACGCGGCCATGGGGCTCAACCTCGTGGTGCTGGACGCGGCCTCCCCGCGCGAGGTGGCGCAGGAGCTGGCCACGATGCCGCTGTTCCCCGGGCGCAAGGTGGTGCTGGTGCGCGACCCGGAGTTCCTCGCGCCCAAGAAGGGCAAGGGCGACGCGCTGGCCAAGGCGCGCGACGCGTGGAAGGCGGGCAAGCGCAAGGAGGGCGCCCGGCGGCTGCTGGCGCTGGCGGGCCGCGCGGGCTGGGGCGTGGATCAGCTGGACCCCCGCACGCCCGGCGCACCCACGGTGGAGCAGTGGAAGGACGAGCTGAACGTGGACCTGGCGGAGGCCGACCTGGCCTTCCTCCAGGAGGCGGCGGCCTTCTGCCGGGACGAGCGCATCAGCGCGCCGGAAGGGGACGCGTCCGCGCTGCTGGAGCTGCTCCAGAAGGGCGTGCCGCCGGGACACGCGCTGGTGCTGGCGGCCACGGACGTGGACTCGCGCAGCCCGCTGCTCAAGTTCGCGCAGGACAAGGGCCGCCTCTTCGAGCGCAAGGTGGCCGCGCGCCACAAGGACCTGGACCTCAGCGAGATCGCCAAGGAGTTCCTCGTCCCCTTCAAGAAGAAGCTGGGGCCGGGCGCGCTGGAGGGACTGAAGGAGCGCATCGGCGGCAACATCCGGCTGCTCCAGTCGGAGCTGGAGAAGCTGGCCGTGTACTCGGAGGGGCCCACCATCGAGGCCCAGCACGTGGCGCTGCTGGTGCACCACGCGCGCGAGGAGGAGTTCTTCGAGCTGACGGAGGCGCTCCAGAAGCGCGAGCTGCGAGACGCGCTCTCCTACGCCGAGGACGCGATGGGGCAGGGCACGCACGCGCTGCAGTTGCTGGGCGCGGTGGCGTCCATCGTCCGCTCGCTGCTGGAGAACCACGCCTGGCTGGAGAAGTACGCCGGAGGCCAGCCCCCGCGCACCGGCCGTGACGTGGAGGCGCGCATCCTCCCGAAGCTGGAGCTGGAGCTGAAGGGCACCAAGCGCAAGCTGCCCAACGCATGGGCGCTCGCGTTCGGCATGCAGGCCGCCGCGCGCTACGAGCGCCGCGAGCTGCTCAACGCCCTGGTGGCGTGCGCGGACGCGGACCTGGCCCTGAAGTCCTCCGCCAGCGGGAAGCTCGTCATCGAACGGCTGTTGTGGACGGTGTGCACCCGCGCCTGA
- a CDS encoding M4 family metallopeptidase, protein MVRTRFVSALLAFPLVACGVGEMDSNTQDGQQKPDEVAEVQNALSVIPGAQIVGSNEDGTPHTIQGRLGQADRPLTGFAAADVHTAIAGSLPSIASLFRLSASDLQVRRISVDEQGTSHIRYAQTLNGLPVVGEELVVHVDRSGAIYGANGSARSGGSLSARPVVAAEAAKTAALRDTQGTRLAADGARLVYVKSEQDGRLHLAYEVKVTGESSLMPLRDRVYVDANTGATLLRVPEIHTALNRKVYSANNGTSTPGTLKRSEGGAATGDSHVDTNYNMLGYTYDCYKVLFNRDSLNNAGTALISTVHYSTNYVNAYWDGTQMVYGDGDGVNSIELGKDADVTVHELTHAVTENESNLTYSGQSGGLNEAMSDTFGAICESRVNSWSTAAAIWMVGEDVWTPGTANDALRYMDDPAKDGVSKDWAANVTSSTDVHYSSGVPNLAFALLSKGGVHPRGRSTINVPAIGVEKAARIWYYANTNLFTASTTFAQAKTWTVQAAAALGYDAATQAAVTAAWEAVGVGGTTQPTTCIALTNGVAKTGLSGATSSNTMYCIDLPAAKASSYVMSGGTGDADMYIKFGSAPTTSSYDCRPYLSGNNESCSAAAKTASGKMYIMLRGYSSYSGVSLKATY, encoded by the coding sequence TTGGTTCGCACCCGTTTCGTTTCAGCCCTGCTGGCCTTCCCCCTCGTCGCTTGCGGCGTCGGTGAGATGGACTCCAACACGCAGGACGGTCAGCAGAAGCCGGATGAAGTCGCCGAAGTGCAGAACGCCCTGAGCGTGATTCCGGGCGCCCAGATTGTCGGCAGCAACGAGGATGGGACGCCGCACACCATCCAGGGCCGCCTGGGCCAGGCGGATCGTCCCCTGACGGGCTTCGCCGCCGCGGACGTGCACACGGCCATCGCCGGGTCGCTGCCCTCCATCGCCTCGCTGTTCCGCCTGAGCGCCTCGGACCTCCAGGTCCGCCGCATCTCCGTGGACGAGCAGGGCACGTCGCACATCCGCTACGCGCAGACGCTGAACGGTCTGCCGGTGGTGGGCGAGGAACTGGTGGTGCACGTGGACCGCTCCGGCGCCATCTATGGCGCGAACGGCTCCGCCCGCTCCGGTGGCTCCCTGTCCGCGCGTCCGGTGGTCGCCGCGGAGGCGGCCAAGACGGCGGCGCTGCGCGACACGCAGGGCACGCGCCTGGCCGCGGACGGCGCGCGCCTGGTGTACGTGAAGTCCGAGCAGGACGGGCGCCTGCACCTGGCCTACGAGGTGAAGGTCACGGGCGAGAGCTCGCTCATGCCGCTGCGCGACCGCGTCTATGTGGACGCGAACACCGGCGCCACGCTGCTGCGCGTGCCGGAGATCCACACGGCGCTCAACCGCAAGGTCTACAGCGCGAACAACGGCACCAGCACCCCGGGCACGCTCAAGCGCAGCGAGGGCGGCGCGGCCACCGGTGACTCGCACGTCGACACCAACTACAACATGCTGGGCTACACCTACGACTGTTACAAGGTGCTGTTCAACCGCGACTCGCTGAACAACGCGGGCACGGCGCTCATCAGCACGGTGCACTACAGCACCAACTACGTGAACGCCTACTGGGACGGCACCCAGATGGTGTACGGCGACGGCGACGGCGTGAACTCCATCGAGCTGGGCAAGGACGCGGACGTCACCGTCCACGAGCTGACCCACGCGGTGACGGAGAACGAGTCCAACCTCACGTACTCCGGTCAGTCCGGCGGCCTCAACGAGGCGATGTCCGACACCTTCGGCGCCATCTGCGAGAGCCGCGTCAACAGCTGGAGCACCGCGGCGGCCATCTGGATGGTGGGCGAGGACGTCTGGACGCCGGGCACGGCGAACGACGCCCTGCGCTACATGGACGACCCGGCGAAGGACGGCGTGTCCAAGGACTGGGCGGCCAACGTCACGTCCAGCACGGACGTGCACTACAGCTCCGGCGTGCCGAACCTGGCGTTCGCGCTGCTCTCCAAGGGTGGCGTGCACCCGCGCGGCCGCAGCACCATCAACGTGCCGGCCATCGGCGTCGAGAAGGCCGCCCGCATCTGGTACTACGCCAACACCAACCTCTTCACGGCGAGCACCACGTTCGCGCAGGCGAAGACCTGGACCGTCCAGGCCGCCGCGGCGCTGGGCTATGACGCCGCCACGCAAGCTGCCGTGACGGCCGCCTGGGAAGCGGTGGGCGTGGGTGGCACGACCCAGCCGACCACCTGCATCGCGCTGACCAACGGCGTCGCGAAGACGGGCCTGTCCGGCGCGACCAGCTCCAACACGATGTACTGCATCGACCTGCCGGCCGCGAAGGCGTCCAGCTACGTCATGAGCGGCGGCACGGGCGACGCGGACATGTACATCAAGTTCGGTTCCGCCCCGACGACCTCGTCCTACGACTGCCGTCCGTACCTGTCCGGCAACAACGAGTCGTGCAGCGCGGCGGCGAAGACCGCGTCGGGCAAGATGTACATCATGCTGCGCGGCTACTCCTCGTACAGCGGCGTGTCCCTCAAGGCCACGTACTAG